The region TACGGTGTTTATTGGTCCCAGCCATCTACCAGCCGCGCCTACAACAGTCGGCTATTCTGCTTCAGGGGTTACAACATCCAAAATGGGACATCAGTCAACGGGACCTGATGAAGGCGCCGAGAAAGGGAAGGGCAAAGATCGGGAAACTAGACACGACCAGGACAAATCTATTCACAACGGCGACCCTCAGACCCAAGATACCAGGTCGGCCCTCGCGCGGATTGCTCAGTCAGCCGCCTCCTTACCGTCGTATCTCATTTCAGGGGCTCCAGAAATAGGTCCTGGTGGAAGCGAAAAAGGGGAGGGTTCCCGAGTGGGACAAGCATTAGCAAGAGCTGGTGATAGTTCTGTCCGGATACAGACAGACCCTTCAGCTGGTGGGACGTTGAGGCCTGGGCATACCGAGGCGCACATGGCTGAGCAAGATGCGTCGTTTGCGGCGTTTCTGGATAGTGACGATGTTCCCATGCTGTCAGAGCCCGCTGGGCTGGAAGAAGCCTGGCAGTCGACTACCGCAGCAACGCCGGCTTGGGTGCCATCCCAATCTATACAGGAACAGATGGCAAAAGATGGCGCCGACGTGGTGGCCTTGCTGTCTGGACAAAGCGGTCCAGAGCCTGACCTGCTCCCAGAGGAAGCAGTTTCGCAAGCAGACCTGGCAAGTCTACGAAAGGCTCTCTTTGGCGAGGATGCAGGGCGATCAACAGCTGCTGTTGCGTGGGATAATGTCCTCAACTTCATCCCTAAATACCTTCGAGCGGACCCCGCTGCGGGCGGCAACACTGAGCTTTACTCGCACCTCGGAGCAGAAAACACCGATGAGGCCTGGCAATCATGGCTTGACCAGTGGTCTCGGGTGCTGACGGACTATCAAGACGAGGTTTGGGGTGATCTCAACGCGCTGGTCGATGACGCTCGcgaggagatcaagaggATGGAGGAAGTCAAACCAGGGGAGAGGCCCCCTGAGCCCAAAGCACTCCTCCGTCTGCGTGCCATTCTTGGGCACTTGCGAGGGACGTAGGCACATACTCGTCTGTCATACTGCCTGCCTGATGCCCCGCGGATGCTCGTCGTGGCAGTAAACCGAACGATTACCCCGCCGAAACCCAACAGACAAGGGTTCCTTATCGGACCCGATATTGTGTTGCTGTGCCAGCAATCAATATGACATCACAACGTGGATTGCGCGCCTTTGGTTGGTCAACACAACTTGCCCTCAAGCTCCTTTGCAGTGCCGCTGAGCTGGGCTTCACTCACCGCCCAGCTATCCAAAAGAGCTCACTGCTTGCACCTATCTAGCATCCTTGTACTTGTATTTGTATGAATGTAGCAAACCACATATGCAGCATTATTTTATGTCATGCATCTAGTCTGCCTATCGGCTCAGTTTGTCGAGTGAATCCATTGATTTCATTGTATCTGGATATACTCAAACTCGGTCATACAGGACCCCACCGTCACGTACTACATATCCAAGAGGACCGGACCACCACATCTAGCCCCCTCTCGGCAATCAGCCATCAGCACA is a window of Podospora pseudopauciseta strain CBS 411.78 chromosome 1, whole genome shotgun sequence DNA encoding:
- a CDS encoding hypothetical protein (EggNog:ENOG503P794), with the translated sequence MGHQSTGPDEGAEKGKGKDRETRHDQDKSIHNGDPQTQDTRSALARIAQSAASLPSYLISGAPEIGPGGSEKGEGSRVGQALARAGDSSVRIQTDPSAGGTLRPGHTEAHMAEQDASFAAFLDSDDVPMLSEPAGLEEAWQSTTAATPAWVPSQSIQEQMAKDGADVVALLSGQSGPEPDLLPEEAVSQADLASLRKALFGEDAGRSTAAVAWDNVLNFIPKYLRADPAAGGNTELYSHLGAENTDEAWQSWLDQWSRVLTDYQDEVWGDLNALVDDAREEIKRMEEVKPGERPPEPKALLRLRAILGHLRGT